CTGGGATGTGTTTTGCCCTTCCCCAGGTCATCCCAGAGGCTTTGTGAGGGTCAGGCTTGCTGTGAATTTGGCAGAGCACGTTCCCCTGTGGTGTGCACATGCACTGATTCTGTTTCTGATCTGTAACTCCCCCTTCGTCACCTAAGGTGCGAACCGGAAAGTGCTCTTAGACCTGCTGCAAACTGTAGGGACCGAACGCTGCCACCCACCACCCAACCCTGACTCCCCAAGCCTGGCACCAtctgctgcctccttcctgGAAGGCCAACCTTCCTCGCGGAGCAACCTCAACAGCTTAGGTAAAGCCTTCCCTGGCCCTCCCTCGCTCTTCTCCCTTCTTGCTTCACAGTGCTGTCTCAGACCTCTTCTTCAGatgggctgtgctctgggaacTGTCAAAGCTCTCACTGCCTGCTGACTCTGTGGTGACTGTCCTCATTCACCTTTTACAGGATCCcatctcttttctctgcttttcctctgtgtgtatTCTCAACTCTTGTACTCAAAATATCTGTTTTATAGACCTGACACGATGTAGCTCTGTAAAAAGAAAGACTGATTCCCTCGCATGTCTGGAAGAGGGTGCACTTAGCCTGCAGGTGCTTTGTCCGCTGGGTCATGTGTAGAAGGGAAGGTGCTTGCTGGTCTGCCTTGAGGACCTCCCAGTGTTGTGCTGGGCACAAGATTTAGAAGTGACACTTACTCATATCCTGGAGGCCAGCAgcggggagagggagaggggaaagccTGAGGATAAGCAACCTGATCATGGGGTTTGTTATGCATAGGAAAAGCGTAGTGTGGGACATAGGATTGTATTGAATCTTGTGGTCTATGCTGCCCAGAATAAGCACATAGGTCTGTTCTAAGTCATGGGCTTTCTGCCTTCAGGGAGCTCCAGAGCTCAGGAAGAGGCAACAAGAGGGGTTGTGGGCTAGGCAGCAGGGGAGTTGACTTGGAGGGTCATGAGAAGACCATGAAAGTGGCTAACATCTGCTTGTGGACCACTTCCCATCTCAGGTTGGAGGTTTTCTTTGCAAAAGCTCTCCTGTGCAGCCAGAGGACAATCCTGGAATGTGTCTGTGTCACCACAAATCTCAGTGGCTGTTGACACCAGCACTTTTGTCACACCACAGCCCGGTGAAGGCAACCCATACCCAATTCCAGCTCTGATGCAGTGACAGAGCAAAACCCTTTCTTATCGTGGACTCTGCCCTTGAAGAAACTCCTAACCACAATTTATTGTTGTCCACAGCCACCTTCTGGcctgggtgctggcaggagtATGTAACTTCTCTCCcccattctttcttcttttggttTCGCAGGCTGGCTTCTCACCTAGCTTGGATTGGTGCCCCGCACCCAGGGTGGCCTGGGTGAACATCAACTGAGGGGTAATGACAAGTcaccctgtccccacagctctcctgcctAGGTTACTTTGAGGAGTAGATTTAGGTTTTATCTTAACAGCTTGCAGTAAACTGCGTAGTGGGcatgctgctgggctctgccttcTCTCGTCCACCGTGTACATCATCTGCTTCTCCAAATCCTGTCTTTTCCAGTGCATCTACAGCTGCCCACTCTAAAGGGTGGTGTTGCTGTCCTTTGGTGTGGAGTTAAATTTGGGGGGTACCTGTTGGCTGTGGGTAAGATGGCTTGTGTCTCCTGCAGGGACCTTTATTCAGTGGGGAAGGGAATTGGATATTCTCTCTTTGTTTATGGTGGAAATCAGTTACCACATTGGTGATctctaatttgttttttcccatttgcatGTTCATGGCCCTCTAGGATACAAGGACCTTCTGTATATTTCCACAACACTCGGACAGTTGTTGAAGGCACCAGATGTTGTGGACATGCCCAGTGAGGCTAGAAGAAAGTAAGTGAGGAACAGCTTCTATCCAGGCTCCTGTACAGCTCGAAGGTGAAATCTGTGTGTGAATTCTCCCCTCCCACACCCACAGGGGTGGCATCCTCAGAACTGACATTATTTCATGTTCGTCAGCATTGCagtttttccagcagcttttgaGAAATCTCTTGTTTCGTTAAATAACCCTTGTGtcctgcctggagctccagTGCAGCCTGAACTCACGAGGTGAAACCCTGCTCTTGTCCCTCCCCTGTGCTACTGGGCACCCAACACTGTTTTGGCTTTGTGTTTCCCCATCTCTACACGCTGCCCTGATGTTcactcagctcctctgcactgTCTTGGCAGTGCCTGCACCTCACCTTGTGTGGAGTGGAGGAGTTGGCActgaagtgctgctggcaggatttaggtctgtctgctttttttatttatgacaCAATACCCATTACTGTGTAGTAAGGGACTTGGGTGTGTTTTTGGCTGGTGTCTTTCTGGTGTAAAGGTTAGAGGTGGCTATGCAAGAGCAAAGGATGTTGCACCAGCTCTGACAAGGCTTATTGGATGTGTCTTATTTGCATCTGAGAAGGCACTGctggatttatttattcacCAATTACACTGTCTGCAGCAATCTACTTGCTGGCATAGCTTCCTGTCCTCAGGGCCACATTCCCACGGAGTGTTCTGTGATTCATAATctgtcccacagctcccagtcatctgtgtctgtctgtctgcagtcAGGACCGGCTCCTGTGCTTGGATGGAGGGGGTATCCGTGGCCTTGTGCTCATCCAGCTTCTCCTGGCTATTGAAAAGGCTGCGGGCCGTCCCATTCGTGAGATTTTTGACTGGATTGCAGGGACCAGCACTGGAGGGATCTTGGCCTTGGCTATTGTACATGGTGAGGACATAATGGATCCCTTCTCACTCTGGTCGGAATGTTCCTCCTGGGGGAGCAGATGTGTGGTGGGAACTGCCTCCCTGAGTCCTGTGAGATATTTTCTGCCTGCCAAAGGAGAGAAGGGATATTCCTTAATGAAGGAAATCCTCGACCTGGCTTTGTGCTTGCTTCTCCCGTCAGCTGGCTTTGAGCGGCTTTCTGGGTTTTGGGGAGTGCATTGTGGCAGAGTTCAACATTCAGTACTTCCTGTGCTCTTCACAGAGGCCTTACAGCAAGGTGGTTGACACATTCTGGTAACGGGAAACTGCTCCAAGCTTGCTCTTCCTCTGTAATCCTTCCCAGTCGTGCTGCTGAGAGCCAAGCAGACGATGGGCAGCTTGGGAAGGGGATTGGATTGGGACTGATGCCTCCCAACTCCCACTAGTCCTGGGAAATCCTTGCTCTGATGCGCTGTTTGTTCTGCCTGCCTTTCCtcccactgcctgctcctgccaaCCCTCTTGCCCATCTCAGGGAAGTCCATGGACTACATGCGCTGCCTGTACTTCCGCATGAAGGACATGGTGTTCCGGGGCTCTCGGCCCTACGAGTCGGAGCCCCTGGATGAGTTCTTGAAGAAGGAATTTGGGGAAAACACCAAAATGACAGACGTCCGAAAACCCAAGTAAGTCCTGCCTCGGGCTGTGCTGGTTGATGCATTGTCTCACACGTGCTCTAGACCTGTGTCAGCAGAGATGCTCAGCCTTAGAGCAGATCTGGAGGAGTGGGATGTGTAGACTATTGAAACCataagtggttttttttccattttactcTTATTCTCTCACATCTGCTTCTCCAGGGTTATGGTGACAGGGACATTGTGTGACCGACAGCCAGCTGAGCTCCACCTTTTCCGGAATTACCCTGTACCAGAGACAAAATGCTCCACTGAATACAAGACCAATGCATCTTTCCAGCCACTCACTCAGCCAGAAGGTAAATGATGGTACACACAAGTCCAGCTGGGTGGTTGGAAAGGTTTCATCCCTCAGAGACAGATTTCATGCTCTTCCTCCCTGAAAATCAGAATGGCTCATCCCTGGTCTTGGCTTGTAGCTAGGTCCTAGTGATGATTCccatttctcctctctcctcctcccttggCTCTTGAGCCTCACTAGCCAGGCCCTGTTCCTGGTACATGAGGGAAGAGGTCTGCTAGAGGAGTCCTGTGTACAATCAGCATCTTTCCCTGGGCTCCcacagaaaaacatggaaaagccACGTAACTGAAACGTGCAGCCCCCTCCAGCTTGCTGCCTGGTCTGGCACACATAACTGGTTCACTATCAAAATAGCAGCAAGAAAATGGATAGAGAGTGAATTTTACCCAGGATATGTAGGAAGTGGTGAGAACATCTTTTAAAGCCCTGCAGAGTCATCCCGTGCATCCAAGGAGAAGCCCTGCTGTTGGTAGAAAGAGGCACATCTGTGTAGGGCAGGGTTTCCTGGGATTGCAAGCAATCCTGATTTGTGTTAGTGGAGCTGGGGTGCTCTTTATGGACAGTGGAGTTGCTGCAAGAGGCCTTTTGCTCTTTGTCCCTTGCAGAGCAGCTCGTGTGGCGTGCTGCCCGCTGCAGTGGTGCAGCTCCCACTTATTTCCGGCCCATTGGTCGTTTCCTGGATGGAGGGCTGCTGGCCAACAACCCCACCCTTGATGCCATGGCAGAGATCCACGAGTACAACAAGACACTGATCAAAAAGGTGAGGGAAATCCTAGCCTTGACTGGTAACTGGAGGGTTTTGGCTCCACCCAGCCTCTCTTGAAGAAGAAGCCGGTGTGAGAGTGGATATATCTTAGTGGATAAATAAGTTAGCAGTGCAGCACCATGAAAGGGTGTATGGAGGGGGATATGTGTTGAGAATAGTGGCTAGGAGGTGAGATGCCTCTTCTGACAAGGGTGTGAGATGGGGAGACAGTCTCATCAGCCTCTCCTTGCTTCTTTGAACCAGAACAATTGAGTTGATGGTTGTATGTGGCCCTTGAcatggctctgcagggcctttTTCTGCccaaaaataaatggagaagACAAGAGTAAGGtgttatcttattgcaagagttccataccttcttggtgattgctcaggggcagctcctcacagcactgagtccttcttcttcacagcacagccaacaactccagctctccccacagctcccagttCCCTTCTTAACCAGCCAACCCACTCTCTTATAGCACTCTTCTTCTCAtcagttacagctgtggcctgttaaagtcgggcctgttcctaatctttgatcattggtacagctgcaactcctcgGGGCTGAGATTACCTTCTGcattatctttattttcttacattctatccCTCCACAGTAAGGTACTCTGCAAGGCTGAAGAGTGAATGCCTTCTGTGATGAGGCAACTTCTTCAAAAAGTTGAATAACCAGTAGTAGCTATTCCTCCTGGAATACCACCACCTCCTCAGTGGTAGCTGAAAGGGGAGATGTGTTGCCAGAATGACTGAAGAGTTGGACTGCTTCATGGTTTCCTGGTCCTAGGACTCATCTCCAGGGTGGTCCCATGGGTTTGGGTGTGATCGGGGGAGAAGGGACAGAGCAGTGCAACTATTGAAGTCCTGTGGGTTACAGCTGTCTCACCAGGCCATATTTAGGGGGAGgatgggggaagaaaaggcaaCCGAGCCTTTTCCTTGGCTTTCagagcttccctgggaagctgctgtggaAAGAGATGCTTCACTTTCATTGTTGGTCATTGCTAACAGATCTTTTGTTTATCCTCAGGGTCGGAAGCAGGAAGTGAGGAAATTGGGGTTGGTGGTCTCCCTGGGAACAGGGAAGCCTCCACAGGTCCCAGTGAGCTCTGTGGATGTTTTCCGCCCCTCAAACCCTTGGGAATTGGCAAAGACCGTCTTCGGGGCCAGGGAGCTTGGCAAGATGGTGGTGGATTGTGTGAGTACTGGGAGGAGGGGATGGCAAAGAACCCCTGGGGTTACttgcagggagagagaaaaggtttCCAGTTTCCAGCTTCCGCTTCCCCCTTTTAGAAGTAAATTCTGTTTCCTTGGAACTGCTCTGACCATGGATGTAGTGGATAACTTAAGAattgcaggagcactgcaggcCTGAAGACCTGTCTGATTCTTTGTGGTTTTGAGTGCCCCAAAGGGATACTCATCCCCAGGGATATTCTTGCAGCTGAAAGGAGCTAAAGACAGGATGGTGGTCGGCGACTCTTAGGAACTTTTGCAAGTGTGAGTTTGTGAAACTCGGTATCTTTCCAGGAAGCATTGTTTATCATCTGAGCaacctggggggaaaaaaaattaatcatgcCTCAAAAAACAgcaattcatttttctttagaaaaactttgtttttccctctgagGAAATTAGTAAATAGTAAAGAAATGAGAgtcattaattaaaaacaatagTTGAGAGCTGTGGTTAGGAGTGTGTAGCTGGCATATGCACTTGTGTGCTTCAGGAAGATGATCATTACATGTTATTCATGAAAACACTCTAAATGGATGAAAGCCAGAAAGATCAGAACTGAAGTTCTGACTATGATTTTAATGCTGTTGCTTTATCTCCTTTTTAGCTTCCCGAAGTGAGAAAATGCCCCAAGTCCTTTGCTTCTCCTGTTGTTTATTTCAGAGCTTCCAGGGAAGCTGTCCCAGGATAGTCCAGTAAGCCTGAAGTGATCACAGGCTCTGCTGTACAGGGCTTGGATAGAATGGATACAGGTGAAATCCCAAGGAGGCTGTCATTCAGATCATCCTGGGAGTTTCCATGAGGCAATCCACTATGTGCTGTGATGTATGAAGGGTCTGTAGGGTGCAATTCTTGTGTCCCAAGGATCAGGAGCACTGCCGTTATgataaaagtaaagaaaaagaaaagccacccaGCTCTCGGTGGCGAGCAGTGCCATCCAGGATGCCCTTGCTCTTcgtttttattttccctctgagGCTTGTGCAGTTGGACTGGGTGCTAGGGAAGCCTGTGGTAGGCAGGGgaagagcagccaggctgtAACTGCGGGCCTGTTTCTCCTGCAGTGCACTGACGCAGATGGCCCAGCTGTGGATCGTGCCAGGGCCTGGTGTGAGATGACGGATGTCCCCTATTTCCGGTAGGAGCTTCCTTTCTACTCTCTTGCACAGACCTATTTTTATCCCTCTCGCTTCAGACCTGGCTGTGACGTGCGTCATCCCAAATGGCATCCCCTCCAGAGTCATGCCTGCCCAGACTTGCCCCCTGCACGTGCCTCAGTGACAGCATGGAGCGTGCCCTGGCCCTCCACAGGAGCTGGGGCACCCAGCACGCCTGGTCTGGGCTGGTTGAGGGAGGTTTGGGAGGTGTTGTCTTGCACGGCCCTTTGGGATGTGCATCCTGCCCCGTTccaccctgcacagcctgttTTAGACTTGTCCCTcgtgtgctgcagctgcttcaccGTGGCTCAGCCTTGAGTGTGCCTGGGCCTTGAAGGAGGGCGCAGGTCTGTGCTCTGCAAGCCTGACAGACCAAGGGCCAGCAAGCACCCCGGCGGTGGGAGCCACTTGGTGGGAGTGTCCTGGTTGGCAGGCTCGTGCCTGGTTACCTCCATGTCCGTGCCCAGCTGGTGACGCTGTCTCGCTGCCCGCAGGCTCAGCCCTCAGCTGCACACGGAGGTGATGCTGGACGAGGTGAACGATGCCGTGCTGGTGAACGCTCTCTGGGACACCCAGCTCTACATCTACCAGCAGCGGGAGCAGTTCGAGCAGCTGGTGCAACATCTCTGCCCGTGACTGACCTGGAGGCTCCCGCTCTGAAGGCAAGGAGCAGCAGACACTGACATCGCTCAGATTTGCCCTTGAGCCAAGGTGTTGAGGTGGGGGACAGACTTGTAATAAATGAGAGGAATTAATATTGAATAGACAACAGTGCACATACACCTGTATTCCCAAACACAGAATGTATGACGTGTGATAGCTGTGAAATGCTGACAGTTATATTTGTGCTGTAAccccatctctgctgctgtgcttggttTTGCTGCCCTGCTTTCTGACCCAGAATCCAGAGCCAGAGCCCTCACCTACTTGTCTTGAGCTGTAGCAGCTGGAATGTCTCCTGTCTGAGCAGTACCTCCACTGACAAAGCACCGTGCACCTTCCTACGTCACAGAACGGGCCTAGGCCTGATAAAGCTTCAGGGATTGCTTGGCCCGCTGGGCCCAAGGTATTTCAGAGTGTATAGTTTGGAGAAAAGGGATTGTTTTTCTCTCAACACACCCAGTTTGAAGGggagcagaaatgctgcaaCTTTTTGCAGTAGATACAATGCAGAAAGTTGCAACTGGCCTTGGAGAAGGGCAAGTCTTTCCTGAGACAGTTGCCTTCTGCAAcagcttctccttttccttctgagatGGGTTGGCAACACTGTGCCTGGAGAGGGAGCAGCCTCCCCCACCCAGGACTTTATTGTGCTGCTGATTTGCTGTGTTACACTTTGCTCAGGGGCTGAGATGTGAAAGCCTGTCTTTACAGCGAGCTCAGTGGAAGAGACAAGAGCCTTGGCTTTGTAAAGagataatttctctttattcttaACATGAAACTGAAATGCTCTGAGATCAGTTCCCACCAAAGAAGCCAGCCCTGTGACAATTTGGATTTACTTTTTTCTTACGACTGGAAATTCTACTGTGATTGCTACACCAGTTGTTGtttctgcagtaatttttgcatatttataaataatttatgtaTCTATTTGGAGGTGTTTCGAGGAGTAAcctgaaaaactgaatttttaatggttttctCTTGAGTCAATggactgctgctgcctgtttctGTGAGAAACTAACATGTCCTAAAATAAAGAAGGATTTGCATTTGGTTCCAATGTCATGCAGTCCATGGTGGTCTTGTCTTTCTCTCCATCCTGTGAGTTCCCAGAGACCCCTCTAAGCTTGCAGACTGAATTTCTTACAGgtagaaaatcagagaaaggGCTCCTTGAGACACAGGATTTAAACCCTTTGTCGGGGCTGAAGAGGTGAGTGAGCtatccctgcagccagccctgggagcaaGTGGGTGGTATGAGTGGCTGGTTACCCCCCAGCAGTTACAACCAGCTGCAATATGAGGATCCTCTTGGAGCTGTCCAGGCCTAAAAAAATAGAAGACTAGGTTTTGCTTGATCCATCTCTTCCCAGGCACGTGCCCAGAAGAAATCACAATGGCAGTGCTGGTCCCAGCTCACCAGAGGTGAAACCTAGGAAAGGGTTCAGACAGAAGCCTGTTCCTGCTGTTAAGAGTTTCACTGAGAGCGGGAGTGGGAGGGAGGCTAAGAGCCGGAGGGCTGAAGCCTGGGGTGGGGGAATATGGGCAGGGGAGAGCTGAAATACGTGTAGAGTTTTCCTTGTgttcctccctgcctgctgctctttgctgcctGTGATCACAAGCTGACAGGGATCTCCTGACTTGCGAGGTGCCTGTGTGAGAGAGACCTGCGGACGCCTCAGTTGCTCAGCACAGTGAGGCCGCGCGAGCCCCGTCGGAGCCGTGGCAGTGCCGGGACAGCGAGCCATAAGGCAGTGACTCAGGCAGGTGGCCGGCGCCGCAGGTGtcaggacaggcagggctgggtaCCAGGCTGGCAATCAATAATGCAAAGAGGCGGTCACATGTCCTTGCTGGCTGTCGCAGGATTCCTCTCTCCCCCCCAGAGTCTGGTTACTTCCAGAGATCAAGTTCCAGCCTCTCGGCTGGTGAATTATTAAACTCCATCAGTGCTCCCTTTGTACCACATCTCTGTCTTCCTGCTGTCCTTCCTTGCTGGTGACAAGCTCTTTCCATCCAGCTGGCTGTGCGGAAGCAGAGTCGTTCACGCCAGAATAGCACCTTGTACTCTCCTTTGCTCCTTGCTTCTCTGTGGGAGAGTGAATAGGCTCCAGAGATGGATCTGTCCTACAGATCCACCATCTCCATCTATAAGGTGAGTGTTGGCATCAAAGGCTGCTCCTGACTGCGTATGGGGGATGTGTGGGTGGGAGATAAGTGTTTTCTGCCAAAGGCTCCCTTGGGTGTTGAGGGCTGAATCCATTCACAGGCTGAacggcagcagctcctgtgggctctgggctgtgtttgggagCCAGAGGAGAGGGTGGTGTTGTTCCTAAGGACAGATTCAGAAAAGAACTGGGCAGGCAGGGTGGTTTGGACATGGAGCATGAAGGATGACGCACCTTGGTTGCTGGCAGGAAGAAGTTTGATCAGCCGTTTTGCCGCTCCCTTGAAAGAGTCTCTCATCTCATAAGTGCTTCCCTACACACACCAGTGCTGAACCAAGGGGGGAGTGCTGACAGAAGTGGGGAATTGCTTACTCCGGTCTCTGGTCTTCTCTGTAGTCAATGGACACCCTagataaatgcaaataaaagcagagaagcTGGTTGTCCATCCCTTCTCTCACTAAGCTGTTGAGTCTGGCAGTGCACCACATCCTGGCCAGGAAAGGGTTGTGTTCATGCCTGGATAATAAGCAGTGGCCCTCCggctggctgtggggtgggggAAAAGGCAGCTCAGATCCCCTTGCCTGCAGTGGGTGTGGGCCCTTGGGAGAAAGCCATCTTCATTTAGGCAACCACTTGGCTCTGCAGTGGGCTACCTTGCcctctggcacagccc
The Motacilla alba alba isolate MOTALB_02 chromosome 1A, Motacilla_alba_V1.0_pri, whole genome shotgun sequence genome window above contains:
- the PLA2G6 gene encoding 85/88 kDa calcium-independent phospholipase A2 isoform X1, with protein sequence MQFFGRLLDTFSSVSQIFSNPYRVREVPAAEYAGHTCLREEGRVALYKNSLSRSWDCLLVNPQSPQVAFRLFQLDNEADALVYFEQYARQLRPFYESSCQPLSLEELQQLSDCVRSYPSWSPAHIAVEFGRRESFRHNHILSCVNSTDSEDGCTPLHLACRKGDMECLLELLECHARVDITDKNGETVFHYAVRGNNPQIIELLGRPPTTGLDHLSHEGLTALHLACQLGKEDMVRSLLKCHASCSVVGTLGYPIHTALKFSQKGCAQAILEADASQVCSKDPRYDATPLHWAKKAEMTRLLLEYGSEVNASSRTADMALHIAVQRGRLDCAMVLLTHGAHTNARGRDGNTPLHLAMKHDHLDMIKAIIVFGGDVEIPNDFGETPGLLAARSSKGANRKVLLDLLQTVGTERCHPPPNPDSPSLAPSAASFLEGQPSSRSNLNSLGYKDLLYISTTLGQLLKAPDVVDMPSEARRNQDRLLCLDGGGIRGLVLIQLLLAIEKAAGRPIREIFDWIAGTSTGGILALAIVHGKSMDYMRCLYFRMKDMVFRGSRPYESEPLDEFLKKEFGENTKMTDVRKPKVMVTGTLCDRQPAELHLFRNYPVPETKCSTEYKTNASFQPLTQPEEQLVWRAARCSGAAPTYFRPIGRFLDGGLLANNPTLDAMAEIHEYNKTLIKKGRKQEVRKLGLVVSLGTGKPPQVPVSSVDVFRPSNPWELAKTVFGARELGKMVVDCCTDADGPAVDRARAWCEMTDVPYFRLSPQLHTEVMLDEVNDAVLVNALWDTQLYIYQQREQFEQLVQHLCP